A genomic region of Dickeya solani IPO 2222 contains the following coding sequences:
- the tssE gene encoding type VI secretion system baseplate subunit TssE codes for MPSLSAWERGSAASLFDRIRGEERRSSPETELEDLIESVKRQLDQVLNTRPGSCRSAPELGVIDFNDATQGGADIRGKIREAIRQCICRFEPRIVHVDVSASDYLSNPLEMSFQVTAHVRLEDLEQVTSFNIHMDSHRHYRMM; via the coding sequence ATGCCGTCACTCTCTGCCTGGGAGCGGGGATCTGCGGCCAGCCTGTTTGATCGTATCCGGGGAGAGGAGCGCCGTTCCTCTCCCGAAACGGAGTTGGAAGACTTGATCGAGTCGGTGAAACGCCAGCTCGATCAGGTGCTGAATACGCGCCCCGGCAGTTGTCGCAGCGCACCCGAGCTTGGCGTGATTGATTTCAATGACGCCACGCAGGGCGGCGCGGACATTCGGGGCAAGATCCGTGAAGCGATCCGACAGTGCATCTGTCGCTTTGAACCGCGAATTGTCCATGTGGACGTCAGTGCGTCGGACTATCTGTCCAATCCGCTGGAGATGTCGTTTCAGGTCACCGCGCATGTGCGGCTGGAAGATCTGGAGCAGGTCACCTCCTTCAATATTCATATGGACAGCCACCGCCATTACAGAATGATGTGA
- the tssF gene encoding type VI secretion system baseplate subunit TssF, with translation MSLEHFFRDELAYLRLQGREFAKAHPELTRFLSEQTTDPDVERLLEGFAFLTGSLRAKIEDEFPELTHGLLGMLWPNYLRPVPSMTIMQFSVLPGAIAQPAFVSRGCELDSLPIDDVVCHFQTCHDAWIYPADIRQINAQSGNDMSAITLDIGLHGPLSLGDLQLDKLRFFLGGDRYTAYELYFWIASQLSHIELEIDGKRFRQEANVLKTVGFEREDAMLPYPGNVYSGYRILQEYFCFPESFLFFQLSGASWPNQPLMVTDFKLHFCFDRPLPAELKIRPDSFMLNCVPAINLFRHDSEPINLDGRQTDYPLKASYRHADSFEIFSIDKVEGWVEGNSGRSRGIPRLYQPFESFQHQIERAKGRLALYYRIRVREAVSGDGFDHLLSFVRGDEKEVIDLDESISVSLTCTNRSRAAQLPVGAICVPTGSSPSFATFRNLIRPSRPLRPALDGSLHWTLISNLSLNYVSLLRRDALVQILRTYDFPALHDKQAEQASRKRLAGIETIETTPVDRLVQGMPVRGLKSILSVRQSAFSSEGELYLFSTVLAHFFSLYASVNAFHLLEVVNIDNKERYRWPVQIGQHSMM, from the coding sequence ATGTCGCTGGAACATTTCTTCAGGGATGAGCTCGCCTATTTGCGTCTGCAGGGACGCGAATTCGCCAAGGCACACCCTGAACTTACCCGATTTTTGTCAGAACAGACCACGGATCCGGATGTCGAGCGGTTGCTGGAGGGTTTTGCCTTTCTGACCGGCAGCCTGCGGGCGAAGATCGAGGATGAGTTTCCGGAGCTGACGCACGGCCTGCTGGGCATGCTGTGGCCGAACTATTTGCGCCCGGTGCCCAGCATGACCATCATGCAGTTTTCGGTACTGCCCGGCGCCATCGCGCAACCGGCATTCGTGTCGCGCGGTTGCGAGCTGGACAGCCTGCCGATCGACGATGTGGTGTGCCATTTTCAGACCTGCCACGATGCCTGGATCTACCCGGCGGATATCCGCCAGATCAACGCGCAAAGCGGCAACGACATGTCCGCCATCACGCTGGATATCGGCCTGCACGGGCCATTATCGCTGGGGGATCTGCAGCTCGATAAACTGCGTTTCTTCCTCGGCGGCGACCGCTATACCGCCTATGAGCTCTATTTCTGGATCGCCAGTCAGTTATCGCACATTGAGCTGGAAATTGACGGTAAACGCTTCCGTCAGGAAGCGAATGTGCTGAAAACCGTCGGCTTCGAGCGCGAAGACGCGATGCTGCCGTATCCCGGCAACGTCTACTCCGGCTACCGCATCCTGCAGGAGTATTTCTGTTTTCCGGAAAGTTTTCTGTTCTTCCAGTTGTCCGGCGCCAGTTGGCCTAACCAGCCGCTGATGGTGACGGATTTCAAACTGCACTTCTGCTTTGACCGGCCGTTGCCGGCGGAACTGAAAATCCGCCCGGATTCGTTCATGCTCAACTGCGTGCCGGCCATCAACCTGTTCCGCCATGACAGCGAACCTATCAACCTGGACGGCCGCCAGACCGATTACCCGCTCAAAGCCAGCTATCGCCACGCCGACAGTTTCGAAATTTTCTCCATCGACAAGGTGGAAGGCTGGGTGGAAGGCAACAGCGGGCGCTCGCGCGGCATTCCGCGGCTCTATCAGCCTTTCGAAAGTTTCCAGCATCAAATCGAGCGGGCCAAAGGGCGGCTGGCGCTGTATTACCGCATCCGGGTGCGTGAAGCGGTCAGCGGCGACGGTTTCGATCACCTGCTGTCGTTTGTACGCGGCGACGAAAAAGAGGTGATCGATCTTGATGAATCCATTTCGGTCAGCCTGACCTGCACCAACCGTTCGCGTGCGGCGCAGTTGCCGGTGGGCGCCATCTGCGTACCGACCGGCAGTTCGCCGTCTTTCGCCACTTTCCGCAACCTGATTCGACCGAGCCGCCCGCTGCGGCCGGCGCTCGACGGCAGCCTGCACTGGACGCTGATCTCCAACCTGTCGCTGAACTATGTGTCGCTGCTGCGCCGCGATGCGCTGGTGCAGATTCTGCGTACCTACGACTTCCCGGCGTTGCATGACAAGCAGGCGGAGCAGGCGTCACGCAAGCGGCTGGCGGGGATCGAGACGATTGAAACCACCCCGGTGGACAGGCTGGTGCAGGGGATGCCGGTGCGCGGGCTCAAGTCGATCTTGTCGGTACGGCAGTCGGCGTTCTCCAGTGAAGGCGAGCTCTATCTGTTCAGCACCGTGCTGGCGCATTTCTTTTCGTTGTACGCCAGCGTCAACGCCTTCCATTTGCTGGAAGTGGTCAACATCGATAACAAGGAGCGCTACCGATGGCCGGTGCAGATAGGTCAGCACTCGATGATGTAA
- the tssG gene encoding type VI secretion system baseplate subunit TssG, whose amino-acid sequence MAGADRSALDDVMPGQAMFRQDARHFNFFQLVELLNQMEGVDLEQALDFRPELERIRFRSSASIGFHPSDVLRVGEDVDGRQELEVAFLGLHGSQSPMPGYYLEELAWEYAQGEQKLGVFLDFFHHRLLTLLHRAWRKYRYHVRFQNDGEDGFSRLMFALVGLGNDAVRDSLPVNRAKMLSYAGLLASPSRSPEVVAGLVIHCFDLEFVEVIAWQHRKVPIFEDQQNRLGRANSVLGGDFVIGDKVNDCAGKFLLKVDNLSFGRFLSFLPNGEHFQPLVRFVSFILRDQLAWDLRLGFAEGEARGLRLGDDQSSRLGWSSFLGQPPADPYVTICVQE is encoded by the coding sequence ATGGCCGGTGCAGATAGGTCAGCACTCGATGATGTAATGCCCGGTCAGGCGATGTTTCGCCAGGATGCGCGCCACTTCAATTTTTTCCAACTGGTGGAATTGCTTAACCAGATGGAGGGCGTCGACCTGGAGCAGGCGCTCGACTTCCGGCCGGAGCTGGAGCGCATTCGCTTTCGTTCTTCCGCGTCGATTGGCTTTCACCCCAGCGATGTCCTGCGGGTGGGGGAGGATGTCGACGGTCGGCAGGAGCTGGAGGTCGCTTTTCTCGGTCTGCACGGCAGCCAGTCGCCGATGCCGGGGTATTACCTCGAAGAACTGGCGTGGGAGTACGCCCAGGGCGAGCAGAAACTGGGTGTGTTTCTCGATTTTTTCCATCATCGGCTGCTGACGCTGCTGCACCGCGCCTGGCGTAAATACCGCTACCACGTCCGTTTCCAGAATGACGGCGAAGACGGTTTCTCCCGGCTGATGTTTGCACTGGTGGGGCTCGGCAACGACGCGGTGCGCGATAGCTTGCCGGTCAACCGGGCCAAGATGCTGTCTTACGCCGGCCTGCTGGCCAGTCCCAGCCGTTCGCCGGAAGTGGTGGCCGGTCTGGTTATTCACTGCTTTGACCTTGAATTCGTGGAGGTCATCGCCTGGCAGCACCGCAAAGTACCGATTTTCGAAGACCAGCAAAACCGGCTGGGGCGCGCCAACAGCGTGCTGGGTGGGGATTTTGTCATTGGCGACAAGGTGAATGACTGTGCCGGCAAATTCCTGCTCAAAGTGGATAACCTCAGCTTCGGCCGTTTTCTCAGTTTCCTGCCCAACGGTGAGCATTTTCAGCCGCTGGTGCGTTTTGTTTCCTTCATTCTGCGCGATCAACTGGCCTGGGACCTGCGCCTCGGTTTCGCCGAAGGAGAGGCCAGAGGGTTGCGGCTGGGCGATGACCAGAGCAGCCGTCTGGGATGGAGCAGCTTTCTCGGGCAGCCACCCGCCGACCCGTATGTGACGATTTGTGTGCAGGAGTAA
- the tagH gene encoding type VI secretion system-associated FHA domain protein TagH — protein MNENNPLTLVVLNSEQLDINSQVQHRFDHRGGTLGASEKDQWQLRDRLGAVLPEHARIELQDGHFCVCDLSGQTFINGALSPIGRDRRVSLEHGDELVIGPFRLGVYLEDPAREQDIDQVLGQRPGDVLEGWLGEERHSPTVEETTASQFNDPLWALQQEQSRSLLATEGERGDELPASLSSFSAVEDTMDQKFVELPTIDNPHIDKPHAGAGLGGQADAVTLAPLLRGLGVSLNTGDEQQLRDMLEEMGRSLKATVEGLLTLQADQAALADTHLRPIEDNPLRLGLDYTDTLSLLFADDKSPVHLSAPAAVSEVLSNMQAHHRANQQAIAVALESILQAFSPTALLGRFEHYRRSGERQALDDGWAWQMYQHYYRELTSPRQQGFQKLFHQVYAQAYDRAVRQQQEQK, from the coding sequence GTGAACGAAAACAACCCACTCACGCTGGTGGTGCTCAACAGCGAACAGCTGGATATCAATTCGCAGGTGCAGCACCGGTTTGATCACCGCGGCGGCACGCTGGGCGCGTCGGAAAAGGATCAATGGCAACTACGCGACCGGCTTGGGGCGGTATTGCCTGAACATGCGCGCATCGAACTGCAGGACGGCCATTTCTGCGTGTGCGACCTGAGCGGCCAGACCTTCATCAACGGCGCGTTATCGCCCATCGGCCGTGACCGCCGGGTGAGTCTGGAGCACGGCGACGAACTGGTGATCGGTCCGTTCCGGCTGGGGGTCTACCTTGAAGATCCTGCTCGCGAACAGGATATCGATCAGGTACTGGGTCAGCGCCCCGGCGACGTGCTGGAAGGGTGGCTTGGCGAAGAGCGACATAGCCCGACCGTCGAAGAGACGACGGCGAGCCAATTTAATGACCCGTTGTGGGCGTTGCAGCAGGAACAGAGCCGCTCGCTGCTGGCAACGGAGGGTGAGCGCGGCGACGAACTGCCGGCCTCGCTTTCTTCTTTTTCTGCCGTTGAGGACACCATGGATCAGAAATTTGTGGAATTACCGACCATTGACAATCCGCACATTGACAAGCCGCACGCTGGGGCGGGTCTGGGCGGGCAGGCTGACGCGGTGACGCTGGCGCCGCTGCTGCGCGGGCTGGGCGTATCGCTGAATACCGGTGATGAACAGCAACTGCGCGACATGCTGGAAGAGATGGGCCGAAGCCTGAAGGCGACGGTGGAAGGTCTGCTGACTCTACAGGCCGATCAGGCGGCATTGGCGGATACCCATCTGCGGCCGATCGAAGATAACCCGCTGCGGCTGGGGCTGGATTACACCGACACCCTGTCGCTGCTGTTCGCCGACGATAAAAGCCCGGTGCATCTGTCCGCGCCTGCGGCGGTCAGCGAAGTGCTCAGCAATATGCAGGCGCATCATCGGGCCAACCAGCAGGCGATCGCCGTGGCGCTGGAAAGCATTCTACAGGCGTTTTCACCGACGGCGCTGCTGGGCCGTTTCGAACATTATCGCCGCAGCGGCGAACGCCAGGCGCTGGACGACGGTTGGGCGTGGCAGATGTACCAGCACTATTACCGCGAACTGACCTCGCCGCGTCAGCAAGGGTTCCAGAAACTGTTCCATCAGGTGTATGCGCAGGCGTATGACCGCGCGGTTCGCCAGCAACAGGAGCAGAAATAA
- the tssJ gene encoding type VI secretion system lipoprotein TssJ codes for MLRALWLCALILLLPGCSTLGKMAKVAANPDIQIGSNDNQPSTVGFSLVAEPDVNPSESGEAAPVEFQLVMLAEDSRLLATDYDQVTTDIEKALAKNYISHQDYTLLPGQFKYLPPVKLDDKVHYIGVIAKYADPDSAEWRKVIKLKNTGHTYQLLVHLRREEVEIKKDQEEE; via the coding sequence ATGCTGCGAGCCTTATGGTTATGCGCCTTGATCCTGCTGCTTCCCGGCTGCTCCACGCTCGGCAAGATGGCGAAGGTGGCGGCCAATCCGGATATTCAGATAGGCAGCAACGATAACCAGCCGTCCACCGTCGGTTTCAGTCTGGTGGCGGAGCCGGACGTCAACCCCAGCGAGAGCGGCGAAGCCGCGCCAGTTGAGTTCCAACTGGTGATGCTGGCGGAAGACTCTCGTCTGCTGGCCACCGATTACGACCAGGTAACCACCGATATCGAAAAGGCGCTGGCCAAGAATTACATCAGCCATCAGGACTACACGCTGCTGCCGGGGCAGTTCAAATACCTGCCGCCGGTCAAGCTGGATGACAAAGTGCATTACATCGGGGTGATCGCCAAGTACGCCGATCCGGACAGCGCCGAGTGGCGCAAGGTGATCAAACTGAAAAACACCGGCCACACTTATCAGCTTCTGGTGCATCTGCGCCGCGAAGAAGTCGAAATCAAGAAAGATCAAGAAGAAGAATAA
- the tssK gene encoding type VI secretion system baseplate subunit TssK: MSSRNRIIWREGLFIKPQHFQQQQRHTDYALHARLSALSDYFYGLQSLAINEEYLNFGRIALVNATGVMPDGTVFNIPGDDALPQPLEITDVALANQKVYLALPLAVNGVSEVGQTGAGIATRLQSHRHDVRDLHSEGGDVVSVEVGKVSLRLMLERDDRSAYASLAIANILDKRPDGGLVLDPNFMPCSISVTAIPSLKRFLGESAGLVAERARSLAQRIAAPGQQGVADVAEFIMLQLLNRAQPQLSHLARLGTLHPERLHEALVQLCGELMTFTDESRLPPEFPAYRHEHQQSSFEPLMMALRQALSTVLSPRAVSIQMKAQPYGVRVALVGDAELMAGAEFVLAVRARMPQEHLRKQLLQQTKIASSDKIRELISLQLPGVPLLPLPVAPRQLPYHAGYSYFQLDRQSPAWKSLVTSNTLAFHIAGEFPELDMQLWAIRGQ, encoded by the coding sequence ATGTCGAGCCGAAATCGGATTATTTGGCGGGAAGGGCTGTTCATCAAGCCACAGCATTTCCAGCAACAGCAAAGACACACGGACTACGCGTTGCATGCACGCCTCAGCGCGCTCAGCGATTATTTTTACGGCCTGCAGTCACTGGCGATCAACGAGGAATACCTCAACTTCGGGCGCATTGCGCTGGTGAACGCCACCGGCGTGATGCCGGACGGCACGGTATTCAACATTCCGGGGGATGACGCGCTGCCGCAACCGCTGGAGATCACCGATGTCGCGCTGGCTAACCAGAAAGTGTATCTGGCGCTGCCGCTGGCGGTGAACGGCGTCAGCGAAGTGGGGCAGACGGGCGCCGGCATCGCCACCCGCTTGCAGTCGCATCGTCACGATGTGCGCGATTTGCACAGCGAGGGCGGCGACGTGGTGTCGGTGGAGGTGGGCAAGGTCAGCCTGCGGCTGATGCTGGAACGCGATGATCGCAGCGCCTACGCCTCGCTGGCGATAGCCAACATCCTCGACAAGCGGCCGGACGGCGGTCTGGTGCTGGACCCCAATTTTATGCCGTGCAGCATCAGCGTCACCGCCATTCCGAGCCTGAAACGCTTTTTGGGCGAGTCCGCCGGTCTGGTGGCGGAACGCGCCCGTAGTCTGGCCCAGCGTATCGCCGCACCCGGTCAGCAAGGGGTGGCGGACGTGGCGGAATTCATCATGCTGCAACTGCTTAACCGCGCTCAGCCGCAGCTGTCGCATCTGGCGCGCCTCGGTACGTTGCACCCGGAGCGGCTGCACGAAGCGCTGGTGCAACTGTGCGGCGAACTGATGACCTTTACCGACGAGTCGCGTCTGCCGCCGGAGTTTCCCGCTTACCGCCACGAACATCAGCAATCCAGCTTCGAGCCGCTGATGATGGCGCTGCGTCAGGCGCTGAGCACCGTGCTGTCGCCGCGCGCGGTGTCGATTCAGATGAAAGCGCAGCCTTACGGCGTGCGGGTGGCGCTGGTGGGCGACGCCGAACTGATGGCCGGCGCCGAATTTGTGCTGGCGGTGCGCGCTCGTATGCCGCAGGAGCATTTGCGCAAACAGCTGTTGCAGCAAACCAAGATCGCTTCCAGCGACAAAATCCGCGAACTCATCAGCCTGCAACTGCCCGGCGTGCCGCTGCTGCCGTTGCCGGTGGCGCCGCGTCAGCTGCCGTATCACGCCGGCTACAGCTACTTCCAGCTGGACAGACAAAGCCCGGCCTGGAAATCGCTGGTCACCAGCAACACGCTGGCGTTCCACATCGCTGGCGAATTCCCGGAACTGGACATGCAACTGTGGGCCATCCGCGGCCAGTAG
- the icmH gene encoding type IVB secretion system protein IcmH/DotU: MSTDIIKSDQLGDLLYDNARQLDMDSDYWFRLRGQSINPMIDAVTPLLGMVERVRQMSEYDGVAELYQRVQSEIQAIEQELHSHGYENGVILSFRYILCTFIDEAVMGREWGGQSVWSAHSLLTRFHNETWGGEKVFVLLEKLLDDPVRYRDILEFIYLCLCLGFEGRYRVMTQGREELDRVVRRLHDTLRPEPENPPTVFHLNLGQQSSRYQLRKQISLRTLFIGLCVVMVAAFGLYHHQLTNQTQDVLRQLGELLQ, from the coding sequence GTGAGTACCGACATCATCAAAAGCGATCAGTTGGGCGACCTGTTGTATGACAACGCCCGGCAACTGGACATGGATTCCGATTACTGGTTTCGCCTGCGCGGGCAGAGCATCAACCCGATGATCGACGCCGTTACCCCGTTGCTGGGCATGGTGGAGCGCGTGCGTCAGATGTCCGAATACGACGGCGTGGCGGAGCTATACCAGCGCGTGCAGTCCGAAATTCAGGCTATCGAGCAGGAACTGCATTCCCACGGTTACGAGAACGGCGTGATTCTGTCGTTTCGCTACATTCTGTGCACCTTCATTGACGAAGCGGTGATGGGGCGGGAGTGGGGCGGGCAGAGCGTGTGGTCCGCCCATTCGCTGCTTACCCGTTTTCACAATGAAACCTGGGGCGGCGAGAAGGTATTCGTGCTGCTGGAAAAGCTGTTGGATGACCCGGTGCGCTACCGCGACATTCTGGAGTTCATCTACCTGTGTCTGTGCCTCGGTTTCGAAGGCCGCTACCGGGTGATGACGCAGGGACGCGAAGAGCTGGATCGGGTAGTGCGCCGCTTGCACGACACCCTGCGTCCGGAGCCGGAAAACCCGCCGACGGTGTTCCACCTCAATCTGGGGCAGCAGTCTTCCCGTTACCAACTGCGTAAACAGATTTCGTTGCGCACCCTGTTTATCGGCCTGTGCGTGGTGATGGTCGCGGCGTTTGGCCTCTATCACCACCAGCTAACCAACCAGACCCAGGACGTACTGCGTCAGCTGGGAGAATTATTACAATAA
- the tssH gene encoding type VI secretion system ATPase TssH — protein sequence MIRIELPILVERLNPLCRHMMEEAAALCIQHQGAEIRIEHLLLKMLETPLCDVRQIIKRAGMDADELSALLQPNAADKGFESGYPSFSPLLVEWLQDSWLLASAELQHARLRSGVLLLVLLMTPTRYLSATVTRQLAQINRELLRQQFDEWVKDSAETEVISAAGATPEQAAAATTQLSRYTQNVTESARQGKLDPVLCRDHEIDLMIDILSRRRKNNPIVVGEAGVGKSALIEGLALRIVAGLVPERLRDVELLTLDLGAMQAGASVKGEFEKRFKGVMQEVKESPKPVVLFIDEAHTLIGAGNQAGGLDVSNLLKPALARGELRTIAATTWSEYKKYVEKDAALSRRFQLVKVGEPNVDEATVILRGLRSIYEQSHGVLIDEEALQAAANLSARYISGRQLPDKAIDVLDTACARVAINLTTPPRAVSQLQTRLHQQALEIAQLERQGRIGLGDTAERLATLRDASETDAATLAQLEADWQRQKTLVQQIVALRTALLADEPAEDFDAAAAAAELADSERSLAELQQPSVLVSPHVDKIQIASVIAEWTGVPLNRISQGELDVVTRLPDYLGDSIKGQQLAIAQLHKHLLTARADLRRPGRPLGAFLLVGPSGVGKTETVVQIADLMFGGRHYLTTINMSEYQEKHTVSRLIGSPPGYVGFGEGGVLTEAIRQKPYSVVLLDEVEKAHPDVLNLFYQAFDKGELADGEGRVIDCRNVVFFLTSNLGFQTIVNFADRQNELLDALYPELAAFFKPALLARMEVIPYLPLGNDTLVAIVQGKLSRLVTLLQQRFGAEVVIDESVPEEILRLANRSENGARMLESVIDGALLPPVSLQLLQRMSAGQPVSRIHFQVEDGQFRSEVEG from the coding sequence GTGATTCGAATCGAACTGCCGATCCTGGTTGAGCGACTCAACCCGCTGTGCCGCCACATGATGGAAGAGGCGGCGGCGCTGTGCATTCAGCATCAGGGCGCGGAGATCCGCATTGAGCACCTGCTGCTGAAAATGCTGGAGACGCCGTTGTGCGACGTGCGCCAGATCATCAAACGCGCCGGGATGGATGCCGACGAACTGTCGGCATTGCTGCAACCCAATGCCGCGGATAAAGGGTTTGAGTCAGGCTATCCCTCGTTTTCGCCGCTGCTGGTTGAGTGGTTGCAGGACAGCTGGCTGCTGGCCTCGGCCGAACTCCAGCACGCCCGGCTGCGCAGCGGCGTGCTGCTGCTGGTGCTGTTGATGACGCCGACGCGCTATCTGTCGGCCACGGTAACCCGCCAACTGGCTCAGATTAACCGCGAACTGCTGCGTCAGCAGTTTGACGAATGGGTGAAAGACTCGGCGGAAACCGAGGTGATTTCCGCCGCCGGCGCGACGCCGGAGCAGGCGGCTGCAGCCACCACCCAGCTGTCTCGTTATACCCAGAATGTCACCGAGTCCGCCCGTCAGGGCAAGCTGGACCCGGTGCTGTGCCGCGATCATGAAATCGACCTGATGATCGACATTCTGTCCCGTCGCCGTAAAAACAACCCGATCGTGGTTGGCGAGGCCGGGGTGGGTAAGAGCGCGCTGATTGAAGGACTGGCGCTGCGCATCGTCGCCGGGCTGGTGCCGGAGCGGCTGCGTGACGTGGAACTGTTGACGCTGGATTTGGGCGCGATGCAGGCCGGCGCCTCAGTGAAAGGCGAATTCGAGAAGCGTTTCAAAGGGGTGATGCAGGAAGTCAAAGAGTCGCCGAAACCGGTTGTCCTGTTCATCGACGAGGCCCACACCTTAATCGGCGCCGGCAATCAGGCCGGTGGGCTGGATGTGTCCAACCTGCTTAAACCGGCGCTGGCGCGCGGCGAACTGCGCACTATCGCCGCCACTACCTGGAGCGAATACAAGAAATACGTGGAAAAAGACGCCGCGCTGTCGCGTCGTTTCCAACTGGTGAAAGTGGGCGAGCCGAACGTTGACGAAGCCACGGTGATTCTGCGCGGGCTGCGCAGTATTTATGAACAATCGCACGGTGTGTTGATCGACGAAGAAGCCCTGCAGGCGGCGGCCAATCTGTCCGCCCGTTATATCTCCGGGCGTCAGTTGCCGGACAAAGCGATCGACGTACTGGATACCGCCTGCGCACGCGTCGCCATCAACCTGACTACGCCGCCGCGCGCGGTCAGCCAGTTGCAGACCCGTTTGCATCAGCAGGCGCTGGAAATCGCCCAACTGGAGCGTCAGGGCCGCATCGGTCTTGGCGACACGGCGGAGCGGCTGGCGACGCTGCGTGACGCCAGCGAAACGGACGCCGCGACGCTGGCGCAACTGGAAGCCGACTGGCAGCGTCAAAAAACGCTGGTGCAGCAGATTGTCGCCCTGCGCACGGCGCTGCTGGCCGATGAACCGGCGGAAGATTTCGATGCCGCCGCCGCGGCCGCAGAGCTGGCCGATAGCGAGCGATCGCTGGCCGAACTGCAACAACCGTCGGTGCTGGTGTCCCCGCATGTGGATAAAATCCAGATTGCGTCGGTGATCGCCGAGTGGACCGGGGTGCCGTTGAACCGGATTTCCCAGGGCGAGCTGGACGTGGTCACCCGCCTGCCGGATTACCTCGGCGACAGTATCAAAGGGCAACAGTTGGCGATCGCCCAGTTGCACAAACACCTGCTGACCGCCCGCGCCGACCTGCGCCGTCCCGGCCGCCCACTGGGCGCATTTTTGCTGGTGGGGCCGAGCGGCGTGGGCAAGACCGAAACCGTGGTGCAGATTGCCGATCTGATGTTCGGCGGCCGTCATTATCTCACCACCATCAACATGTCCGAGTACCAGGAGAAACACACGGTTTCCCGCTTAATCGGTTCGCCGCCGGGGTATGTCGGCTTTGGCGAGGGTGGGGTGCTGACCGAGGCCATTCGTCAGAAACCCTATTCGGTGGTGCTGCTGGATGAAGTGGAAAAAGCCCATCCGGACGTGCTCAACCTGTTCTATCAGGCGTTCGACAAGGGCGAACTGGCGGACGGCGAAGGGCGGGTGATCGACTGCCGCAATGTAGTGTTCTTCCTGACCTCCAATCTGGGGTTCCAGACGATTGTCAATTTTGCGGATCGGCAGAACGAACTGCTGGATGCGCTCTATCCGGAACTGGCGGCGTTCTTCAAACCGGCGTTGCTGGCGCGCATGGAAGTGATTCCCTACCTGCCGCTGGGGAACGACACGCTGGTGGCGATCGTGCAGGGCAAACTGTCCCGTCTGGTGACGTTGCTGCAACAGCGCTTTGGCGCCGAGGTGGTCATCGACGAGTCGGTGCCGGAAGAGATTTTGCGTCTGGCGAACCGCAGCGAGAACGGCGCGCGCATGCTGGAGTCGGTGATCGACGGCGCACTGTTGCCGCCGGTGTCGTTGCAATTGCTGCAACGCATGTCGGCCGGTCAGCCGGTTAGCCGCATTCATTTCCAGGTGGAAGACGGCCAGTTCCGGTCCGAGGTGGAGGGCTGA